The Nocardioides sp. cx-173 genome segment AGAGCAGCAGCAGCCGGTCTGCGCCCAGGCCGTAGGGGTCATAGCGCAGGGTGTCGATCTTGACGTACGGCAGGCGGCCGCCGTCGAGCGCGACGTCGGCGAGGGCGATGGCGGGGTTCCAGGGGTCCTTCGCCCGCTCGAGCAGCCAGGACAGCTGGCGACGCGATCGCGGCGGCGGCAGCCGGTGCACCGTCCACCACGCGACCCGGCGCTGCGCGAGCGTGCGGTCCGCGTCGGTCTCGGAGAAGTACGAGGACCAGCGGAACCCGGCGTCGGTCAGGGACCGGCTCAGCCCGACCTCGTAGGCGGCGATCACCTTGCCGCGGTCCGAGACCGGCGACATCGTCCGCCAGAACCGCGCGAACGCCTGCGAGTCGAGGACCCAGGGCCGGAAGGCGACGAAGAAGCTCTGCACGTGGGGGTGGACGCGTTGGGAGGCCGTGAGCCCCCAGAAGTCGGCGGGCCGGCTCCCCATCGTCTCGAAGATCTCGGAGTAGTCGACCAACGGCCCGACGTAGGTGTCGTTGCAGACGATCACCTCGTCGTGCCCGGTGAGCCGGCTCGCCTCCAGCCCGGTCTTGTAGCTGAAGAAGTCGTAGCCGTAGTTGGGCCGGCGGATGAGCCGGGCGTGGCTCTCGAGGAAGGCCGCGCCCTCGTCGTCCAGCTCGGCGGTGGACACGACCACCAGCTCGTCGACCGCCGAGGCCAACGCCGCGACGTGGCGGCGGACGTGGGGGGCCACCAGGCCGCGGGGGTCGTAGTGAGCCATCACGGCCAACCGAGACAAGGCTCCTCCTGGTGCCGGATGCGGGTGTGCGCGATCGGTGATCGTACGCGACGGCGCCCGTCGTCCCGGGCTGCGGATCCCGTAACGCAGACGTAACACCAGGAGGGAACTCGTTGCCTGCCCGCAACATCGGACGGCGGGCCGCGAAACCTCGGACCCCGAAAGTTCTGACCAATGAGGTGGGGATCTCGCGGCGACAGTGCGGTCGCCGGCGGGCCGCGTCTCCCCGGTTAGATTTCTGGAGGTTCTGTGGACGGCTATTACGCCTTCATGCTCGTCGCGACGGCCCTTGTCCTGATGATGACGGTGCCGGCGCTGGCGCTCTTCTACGGCGGCATGTCGCGGTCGAAGTCCGTGCTGAACATGATGATGATGTCCTACATCGCCGCGGCGATCGTCGGCATCCTGTACGTCGCCGTCGGCTGGTCGATGGGCTGGGCCGGAGACGGGACGTTCTTCGCCAACCCCTTCGACCTGTTCTGGCTGAAGGACGTCCCGACCGACACCTACATCGGCGTGATGTTCCAGATGACCTTCGCGATCATCACCGTCGCCCTGATCAGCGGCGCGGTCGCGGACCGGATGAAGTTCTCGGCCTGGCTGCTCTTCGTCCCGCTGTGGGCGCTGCTGGCCTACTTCCCGATGGCCCACATGGTCTTCAGCTGCACCGAGGACTCGCTGATCTGCGGCCGCATCGGGGCCCAGGACTACGCCGGCGGCACGGCGGTCCACATCAACGCCGGTATCGCGGCGCTGGTGCTCGTGCTCCTGCTCGGCAAGCGCATCGGTTGGCCCAAGGACCAGATGCGCCCGCACAACCTGACCCTGACGATGCTCGGCGCCGGCCTGCTGTGGTTTGGCTGGTACGGCTTCAACGTCGGCTCGATCGTCTTCACCGGCGCCACGGACGAGGAGAACATCGCGCAGTTCTTCTCCGAGACCGGCCGCACCTTCGCCAACACCACGCTCGCCACGATGGCCGCGATCCTCGGCTGGCTGCTCATCGAGCGCCTGATGCACGGCAAGGCCACCTCGCTGGGTGCCGCCTCCGGCATCGTCGCGGGCCTCGTCGCGATCACCCCGGCCGCCGGCGCGGTCGACATCGAGGGTGCGGTCGCCATCGGCCTCATCGCCGGCGCGGTGTGTGCCTGGGCGGTCGGCCTGAAGTACAAGCTGGGCTACGACGACTCGCTCGACGTCGTGGGCGTCCACCTGGTCGGCGGCATCGTCGGCACCGTCCTGATCGGTCTCTTCTCGACCTCCGACGGTGCCGGTGGGATCGACGGCCTCTTCTACGGCGGCGGCGTCGG includes the following:
- a CDS encoding rhamnan synthesis F family protein yields the protein MAHYDPRGLVAPHVRRHVAALASAVDELVVVSTAELDDEGAAFLESHARLIRRPNYGYDFFSYKTGLEASRLTGHDEVIVCNDTYVGPLVDYSEIFETMGSRPADFWGLTASQRVHPHVQSFFVAFRPWVLDSQAFARFWRTMSPVSDRGKVIAAYEVGLSRSLTDAGFRWSSYFSETDADRTLAQRRVAWWTVHRLPPPRSRRQLSWLLERAKDPWNPAIALADVALDGGRLPYVKIDTLRYDPYGLGADRLLLLCEQRYPEAFAGVREYLDATSAISTVRPDTVLRPTPRALRPLRRLVEYRRAS
- a CDS encoding ammonium transporter, which translates into the protein MLVATALVLMMTVPALALFYGGMSRSKSVLNMMMMSYIAAAIVGILYVAVGWSMGWAGDGTFFANPFDLFWLKDVPTDTYIGVMFQMTFAIITVALISGAVADRMKFSAWLLFVPLWALLAYFPMAHMVFSCTEDSLICGRIGAQDYAGGTAVHINAGIAALVLVLLLGKRIGWPKDQMRPHNLTLTMLGAGLLWFGWYGFNVGSIVFTGATDEENIAQFFSETGRTFANTTLATMAAILGWLLIERLMHGKATSLGAASGIVAGLVAITPAAGAVDIEGAVAIGLIAGAVCAWAVGLKYKLGYDDSLDVVGVHLVGGIVGTVLIGLFSTSDGAGGIDGLFYGGGVGSLGDQVLGVLVAIVFSGIVTAVIALAIKYTVGLRISEEDEVEGIDLAAHGETAYDLHTGMGGGGGKTGVLGTQTVPASEGARA